CCGCCGCAGCGAGGCGGCGCGCCGCGCGTCCGACATCCTCTGCGAGGCCCCAGGACAGCCCTGCCCCCCTTGCGGCCTTCGCAGCGAGCGTTTCCACCTCGTTGAGCGAAAGCCCGTCCATCCCTACGATCCCGTCGCAAGTTCGTCGGGATGGGGATAGCCGGCAAACAGCGAGATGCGCAGCCAGCGGTCGGATCGCGGATCGAACCGCGAGGCGCCGAAGAAGGCGAGCTTGGCGCGCAGGAGATCGACCGGCCGCATGGCCGCGCTGACCAGGTTGTCGCGCACCTCGCTGTAGGGATGCACGGCTGCGATGAAGGCGCGCCGGGCGGCGTGGCGCCAATCGGGATGGCGCATCAGGAAATGGGCAAGGCTCTCGGCCGGATCGGCTTCGGCCAGGGCCCGGCGGAAGGCCACCATGTCGCGGGCGACCGCCAAGGGCTGCTCCAGCTCGGCCCCGTCCTCGTCCGCGCGCTCGCCGAGGCGCGGCTCAAGCTTTTCCTGCGACACGTACCAGAACCGTGCGGTTGCCTCGGGCGCGGCGAAATCGAACCGGTCGGTCCAGCCATAGGCTGCGTCGACGAGGGCGGCCATGGCGCCAAGGCTGATGGTCCCGTCGATCCGCCACGACGGCTCCTCCTCGGCGTCCATGGTCTCGGCAAGGTCGTCGATGAGATCGCCATGGGGCTCGAGAATGAGCGCGGCAAGGGCTTCCTGGCCCTCCAGGGTCAGTTCGCTTTCGCCGAACAGGAACAAGCGGTTCCAGGGATCATCGCCCGCCGCCAGCAGGTGCGGCGCGCGGGAGGCGACCAGCGCCAGTTCATCGGCGAGGACCGCCACCCGCGGCGCCTGGACCGGATCCTCGGTGCGCCAGCGACGGACATCCTCGCGCATCGCGGCCAAGGCTGAGAGGAAGCCGGCAACACGGTCTGCGGTCGTCCCACGAAGCGCGCGGACCCGCGCCAGCGCCGTCTCGCGTGCGAAGTGCCAGCGATGGACGAGGAGCGGATGGCGGACCAGGAAAGGCGCCATGCCGAGCCCGGTCGAATTGCCGACGCCCAGCGCCCGCCGCATCGTCGGGTCGAGCCTTGCGGCGCGGCCCGGCGCTCGCTGCTCGGCCACATGCTCCGCGAGCCGCACGGTGAAGGCCCGCGTCAGCCACACCGACAGCATCTCGGCACGAAACGGCCCGGCGAATTCCGGGCGCCCGGCGATCCTGTCGCGATCGGCAATGCCGAACTTGCCGTTGCCGTAGACGGCCGTGGTCCGCATCAGATAGCCGACGCTTTCCACGAGTTCCGGGTCCGGCTGGCGGCCCTCTGCGAGGCGCTCGACGACATGCTCGAACAGCCGGACGCTCTTGTTCGCCCGTGACAGGATGAGGTCTTTTGGCGTGAACCGCCCCGCCTCCTGGCGCGGAACATTCGCCTCCAGGCGGGCGATCTCGGCGCTGTCAGGTTCGCCGTCATAGAGCACGTAGCTCGTATCCCAGGCCGTGGCGATCACGCGGTCCGTGCGATCGGCATCGGCGAGCGGGGTGGAGAAGCAGACCTGCGTGTAGCGGCGCTCGGGCGTATCGATGGCGAGAAGAGCGCGCCCGTGCCCGGCGGCATCAAGGTCCCAGAGCGGAATGGAGAAGCGCCATTGCTCCCGCGAGGCCCGGCGCAACATCGCGCGCAGGAAGGACAGTCGGGTCGGATGGGCGGCGCCCAGCCGCTCGAGCCGCATCACCTGGTCAGGCGCGCGCAAGGCCAGCGCGTGGGACGCCGAGGCGGCGGGACTGTCCAACCCTGTGGCAGCCGTCCTCATGCGGCGGGCCCTTTCGCCAGCCGGTCGAGGGTCACCCTGAGGGCCGCATCGACCGCGATCCCCTCGGCATCATGCCGGGCCCGCGCGGCCTTCTTGCGGGCGCCCGGCAGCCTGCCTCCGGTCTCCGCGCCAAGCGCTTCCGCCAGCGCCACGATGCGGTCACCGAAGACGCCGCCGGAGGTCGCAGCCGGATCGATGGCGAAGAAGAACTGGCCGGTCGCGGGCGGCCCGCCGACGGGCCCGGAAAAGGGGCTCGCATCCTTGCCGAGGGTCGCCCCCGCAAGGCAGGCCGCGAAGACCTCGGTCAGCACGGCCGCGCCCACCCCCTTGTAGCCTCCGGACGGCGCCATCGTGCCTTTCAATGCCTCCGCAGCATCGGTGGTCGGCAGGCCCTGGGCGTCGAAGGCCCAGCCTTCCGGGATCGGCTCGCCGGCTTTGGCCCGCTTCACGACCTCGCTCTTCGCCACCACGCTGGCGCTCTGGTCGATGACGAACAGGGCGCCCCCTGCCCCGTCCGGAACGGCAAGCGCCCAGGGATTGGTGCCCACCACCGGCTTGCGCCCACCCGCCGGCGCGATCGAGGCCGGCGCATTGGTGAAGCCAAGGCCCACGAAGCCCGCAGCGGCGATGGCCTCCACGTGATGGCCGAGGATGCCGCAATTGTAGGAGCGCCGCACCGCCATGCCGGCGAGGCCAACCTCGCGCGCCGCGTCCAGAAGCACGGGCAAGCCCGCCGCAATGGCGGCATGGGCGAAGCCGTTGCCGGCATCGACCGTCACGCTCGCCGCCTTGGCCCGGGTGACGGTCGGCACGGCCGTGCCGATCACCTTGCCGCAGGTGAGATGCTCGCAATAGATCGGCAGGTACATGAGGCCGTGCGAGCGGATGCCGTCGCGTTCGGCGGCGGCAATCGCCGCGGCCAGCGGAATGGCCTGCTCGGCGCTCGCCCCATGCGCCCTCAGCGCAGCGACGGCCGCGGCCGTGATGGCATCCGGCGACAGGCGGTCGTCTGCGGAGAGCGTCGTCATCATGTCCTGCCAGGTGTGAGGGCCGCCTCGAGAAAGCGCCGCCAATTGCCGCCCATGATCCCCGCGACCTCGCCCTCCGCAAAACCGACCGCCGCCAGGGCTTCGGCGATCGCAGGAAAATCACGGTTGGAGGCAAACCAGGACAGCGGCCTTGGAAAGACCGGCGGGCCATTGGGGTTGGCGGCGGTCGTGAAGGTCCACCGCCCGTCGCGCATCCAGGCAACCGCCGCGTCGGGACGGCCCTGGCAGAGATCCGACCCAAGGCCGATCCGGGCCACGCCGATCTGCTCGGCAAGGCGGGCGACCATCGCGGCGAAATCCGCGATGCTGCAATCGGACCCATCCTTGACGTGATGGGGATAGAGCGACAGGCCGAGAAGCCCGTCATGGGCGCGCAGGGCGGCGATCACCCGGTCCGACGCGTTGCGGGCCGTGTCGCGGAACCATCGCGGATTGGCATGGCTGACCGTGACCGGCCGCTTGGAGGCTTCGATCGTCTCGACAGCTGTGCGCTCGCCGGCATGGGACAGGTCGATGGCCATGCCGACGCGGTTCATCTCCCGCACAACCTCGCGGCCGAAGCGCGTGAGACCGCTATCCTCGCTCTCCTGCCAGCCGGCGCCGAGCAGCGACTGGTTGTTGTAGGTGATCTGCATGAACGAGAGGCCGAGGTCCGACAGGGCCTCGACCAGCCCCAGGTCCGCCTCGATCACCGAGGGGTTCTGCGCCCCCAGAATGACCGCGACCTTTCCCGAGGCGACAGACGCCTCAAGATCGGCGGGCCGACGGGCTCTTGCGATCAGATCGCCATGCAGCGCAAACAGCCGGTTCCACTCGACGATCCGGTCGACGGTTTCACGGAAATTCTCGTGATATGCGATCGTTGCATGGACGCCCGATAGTCCACCGGTCCTCATGTCGAGGAAAATGTCACGCGACCAAGCGCAATACTGCGGCCCGTCAAACCAGTAAGGCCGAACATTGATCGACACCGGCCTGCGATCCTTTCCGGAAGGATATGGCGTCTCGCGGACTTCAGCTGCAAAATAGCCTGCGTCCTCAAACATCATCAGGGATAGGCTTTCGCCCTCATGCCGCCATGCGACCAAGGCTTGCCCTCACGCGACAGCGCGCCCGAAAGCGTCTGGTTCTCGGACTGGAGCGGGGGCGCAGAACGCCGCTCGACAGGCGCATGCTGCCGAACGCAGTGGATTTCGCGCTGGACCTTGATCCCACCCCGCCCCACCGCTTCATTCGCGAACCGGCACAGTTCATGCTGCATGTCTGGAGAAAGGCGGAGGGCGTTACGAGCCACACCGCCTTCATCGACGACCATCCGGCGCCTTGACGGGGCTGTGCGGCCCAGGGGAGACGGGACCATGAGGAGCCACGCGTGACGTTCCGCCAGACCATCGGCCAGCGGACCCATCTGTTCCGCGACCTGAAGGACCTCATGGCCAAGGCGACGCCGCTGCGCTCCGGCGACCAGCTCGCCGGCATTGCCGCGACCTCCGCCGAGGAAATGGTCGCGGCGCGCATGGTGCTCGCCGACCAGCCGCTGAAGCTGTTCCTGGCCGAGCCCCTCGTCCCCTATGAGACCGACGAGGTGACCCGCCTGATCCTCGATCGCCATGACGCAGCGGCCTTCGCACCCATCGCGCATCTCACCGTCGGCGGCTTTCGCGACTGGCTCCTCTCCGATGCGGCGACCACCGAGCGCCTCGCAGCGCTCGCCCCCGGCGTCACGCCGGAAATGGCGGCGGCCGTCTCCAAGGTCATGCGCAACCAGGACCTCATCGCGGTCGCGCGCAAGTGCCGGGTGGTGACGCGGTTCCGCAACACGATCGGCCTGCCCGGCACCATGGCGGTCCGGCTCCAGCCGAACCACCCGACCGATGATGCCCGCGGCATCGCCGCCTCCATCGCCGACGGCCTGCTGCACGGCGCGGGGGATGCCACCATCGGCATCAACCCGGCCTCGGACAGCCTGCCCGTGCTCGGCGACCTGTTGAAGCTGCTGGACGAGCTCATCGCCCGCTTCGACATCCCGACCCAAGGCTGCGTGCTGACCCACGTCACCTCCTCGATCCAGCTGATCGAGCGCGGCGCACCGGTGGACCTCGTGTTCCAGTCGATTGCCGGCACGCAGGACGCCAACACCTCCTTCGGCATCGACCTCGCCGTGCTGCAGGAGGGGCTGGAGGCCGGCCGTTCGCTGAAGCGCGGCACGCTCGGCGACAACGTCATGTATTTCGAGACCGGCCAGGGTTCGGCACTCTCGGCCGGCGCCCATCACGGCGTCGACCAGCAGACGCTGGAGGCCCGCGCCTACGCCGTCGCCCGCGCCTACCAGCCGCTGCTGGTCAACACCGTCGTCGGCTTCATCGGCCCGGAATATCTCTATGACGGCAAGCAGATCATCCGCGCCGGCCTCGAGGACCATTTTTGCGGCAAGCTCATGGGCGTGCCGCTCGGCTGCGACGTCTGCTACACCAACCATGCCGAGGCCGACCAGGACGACATGGACACGCTGCTGACGCTGCTCGGCGCGGCCGGCGTCAGCTACATCATGGGCGTGCCCGGCGCGGATGACGTGATGCTGAACTACCAGTCCACCTCGTTCCATGACCAGCTCTACATCCGCGACGTGCTCGGCCTGAAACGCGCCCCGGAATTCGAGGCCTGGCTGCAGGCGCAAGGCATTACCGGGCCGGACAGCCGCCTGCTGCCGCAGGGCGGCGCGCCGCTCCTCGCCCACCTGACGGGGCTTGCCGCATGAGCCGCGGAATCTGGCAGGAGCTTGCCGCCCTCACCCCGGCCCGCATCGGCCTCGGGCGGACCGGTTCGGCCCAGACGACGGCGGAGACGCTGCGCTTTGCCCTTGCGCACGCCACGGCGCGGGACGCGGTGCACACGCCCTTCGATGCCGACAAGGTCGCATCGGAGATCGCCGCCCTCGGCCTTGCGACGCTTGTCGCCGAGAGCGCTGCGGACAGTCGCCAGACCTATCTCCTCAGGCCGGACCTCGGCCGGCGGCTCTCCGCCGACAGCCGCGACCGCATCGTTGCCCTTGCCGCCGATCCCGTCGACCTCGCCCTGGTCGTCGGCGACGGCCTGTCGTCGAGCGCGGTGCATGCCCACGCTTGCGCGATGGTGGCGGCGCTCCTCCCGCATGTCCGTCGCGAGGGGTGGTCGCTCGCGCCAGTCGTGGTGGCGCGACAGGCGCGCGTGGCGCTCGGTGACGAGATCGGCGAGATCCTCGGCGCGAGGCTGGTGCTGATGCTGATCGGCGAGCGGCCCGGGCTCTCCACTCCCGACAGCCTCGGGATCTACCTCACCCATGCGCCGCGCATCGGCCGCAACGACGGCGAGCGCAACTGCATCTCCAACATCCATGGCGCGGGCCTTTCTCCGGACATCGCCGCCTTCAAGGCCGCCTGGCTGATGCGGGAGGCCCTCGCCCGCCGCCTCACCGGCGTCGCCCTGAAGGACGAGAGCGACGGCGCCCTAAACCACACCGCGCGCGGCGCAATAGGCTGAGGCAGGACGGCAGCCGAGGAGCGGCCGGGCAAGACCGTCAATGTCCGCTGAAAGCCGGTCGTCGCGGGTCGCTATTGCGGCGCGAAGCGGACGCGTCCCCAAGGATCGCCTGCCGGCAAGGCCACGACGCCGGCGACGTCGGCCGGCCTCAGCCGCCTCCCCGCACGATGTGACCAGAGATGCGAGAGATGCGACACACCGGCCCGCATGGCGGCGGGCCGGTGTTCTATCTTCCGCTCTCAGCCCCGCGGACGCAGCAGCGGGCACTGGCTCTGGGCGGCGGGCACGAAGGCCTGCTCGCCGGGCACGCGCGAGACGATCTTCAGGAGATCATCCGGCCCCTGCATCTCGCCCGGCGCCTTGGCCACGGCGAAGAGCACCTCGCGCATGAGGCGGCCATCGGCACGGATGCGGGCACCGCGGGTGAAGACGTCCTCCACCGGCATCTCCCGCATCTTGGCGAGCACTGCCGCCGTGTCGGTCGTTCCCGCCGCCTGCACGGCGCGAAGGAAGTGGCGCACCGCGCTGTAGACATTGGCTTGCGGGTCGGTCGGCATCCGGCCGCCCGCCTGCTGGCGGAAGCGGTCAGCGAAGGCGCGGGTCTGGTCGTTCTCGCCCCAGTAGTAGGAGAGCACGACCGGCATGCCCTGCGTCGCCTGGCTGCCCACCGCCTGGATATCCACCGTCGTCATGGAGAAGGGCACGTAGCGCTGGCCCCCGGCGCGGATGCCGAACTCATCGGCCTGCTTGACGGAGTTGATCATGTCGGAGCCGCCACCGATGAAGCCGATGTTCTTGGCGCCCGAGGCCTGCGCGCGCAACAGGAAGGAGGAGAAGTCGGCCGTGCCGAGCGGGAAACGCACCGCACCCAGCACCTTGCCGCCTGCCGCCTCGATCATCCGCGACGCATCGGCCTCGATGCTGTGGCCGGCAGCATAGTCCACGGTCAGGAAGTACCAGGAATTGCCGCCGGTCTCGTGCGACCCCTTCACCGTGAGGTTGGAGACCACATAGCCGTCATTGGCCCATTGCATGCCGTGGGTGGAACACTGGGCGCCGCCAATGAGGCCTGAGGAGGCCATGGAGACGACGAGCAGTCGGTCCTTGTCCTGCGCCACCTTCTGCACGGCGAGCGCGACGCCGGACGAATAGATGTCGAAGATCGCCCGGACGTTCTGCACGTCGTACCATTCGCGGGCGATGGAGGAGCCGAGGTCCGGCTTGTGCTGGTGGTCGGCCGACAGCACCTCGACCGGGCGACCGAGGATCGTGCCGCCGAGCTCCTGCACCGCCATGCGCGCGGCAGCGACCGAGCCGGTGCCGGTGATGGACGAGTATGGCCCGCCCTGGTCGTTGAGGATGCCGATACGGATGGGCCCCGTGTCCTGGGCCAGAGCCGGACCGACTGAGAGGGCCGCAAGCGCGAGCGCTGCGAAGGCGCCGGACCGCCAGCAGCGGGCCTTGCGATGGGATGGGCTGGTGATGCGGCTGCTCATGTTTCCTCCTCGCCGGTCCTCGCCGGCCCTTCGTGATGTGGGACGCCGGCTTATCCGCCGGTCGCATGTCAGGGTCAGAGCAGCGCCTTGAGCTGCTCCTTCTTCACCTTGCCGGTCTCCGTCATGGGCAGGCCGTCGACGAAACGCAGTTCGGGGCGCTTGTAGGAGGACATCATCGTCTCCACCCAGGCGCGGAAGGCCTGCTGGCCCGCGCTGTCCCGCTGCTCCTCAGGCAACCAGACGAAGGCCACCGGCACCTCGCCCTTGGCCTCGTCCGGCCGGCC
The sequence above is a segment of the Phreatobacter oligotrophus genome. Coding sequences within it:
- the eutC gene encoding ethanolamine ammonia-lyase subunit EutC; its protein translation is MSRGIWQELAALTPARIGLGRTGSAQTTAETLRFALAHATARDAVHTPFDADKVASEIAALGLATLVAESAADSRQTYLLRPDLGRRLSADSRDRIVALAADPVDLALVVGDGLSSSAVHAHACAMVAALLPHVRREGWSLAPVVVARQARVALGDEIGEILGARLVLMLIGERPGLSTPDSLGIYLTHAPRIGRNDGERNCISNIHGAGLSPDIAAFKAAWLMREALARRLTGVALKDESDGALNHTARGAIG
- a CDS encoding Ldh family oxidoreductase, giving the protein MTTLSADDRLSPDAITAAAVAALRAHGASAEQAIPLAAAIAAAERDGIRSHGLMYLPIYCEHLTCGKVIGTAVPTVTRAKAASVTVDAGNGFAHAAIAAGLPVLLDAAREVGLAGMAVRRSYNCGILGHHVEAIAAAGFVGLGFTNAPASIAPAGGRKPVVGTNPWALAVPDGAGGALFVIDQSASVVAKSEVVKRAKAGEPIPEGWAFDAQGLPTTDAAEALKGTMAPSGGYKGVGAAVLTEVFAACLAGATLGKDASPFSGPVGGPPATGQFFFAIDPAATSGGVFGDRIVALAEALGAETGGRLPGARKKAARARHDAEGIAVDAALRVTLDRLAKGPAA
- a CDS encoding ABC transporter substrate-binding protein, which codes for MSSRITSPSHRKARCWRSGAFAALALAALSVGPALAQDTGPIRIGILNDQGGPYSSITGTGSVAAARMAVQELGGTILGRPVEVLSADHQHKPDLGSSIAREWYDVQNVRAIFDIYSSGVALAVQKVAQDKDRLLVVSMASSGLIGGAQCSTHGMQWANDGYVVSNLTVKGSHETGGNSWYFLTVDYAAGHSIEADASRMIEAAGGKVLGAVRFPLGTADFSSFLLRAQASGAKNIGFIGGGSDMINSVKQADEFGIRAGGQRYVPFSMTTVDIQAVGSQATQGMPVVLSYYWGENDQTRAFADRFRQQAGGRMPTDPQANVYSAVRHFLRAVQAAGTTDTAAVLAKMREMPVEDVFTRGARIRADGRLMREVLFAVAKAPGEMQGPDDLLKIVSRVPGEQAFVPAAQSQCPLLRPRG
- a CDS encoding membrane dipeptidase, giving the protein MSINVRPYWFDGPQYCAWSRDIFLDMRTGGLSGVHATIAYHENFRETVDRIVEWNRLFALHGDLIARARRPADLEASVASGKVAVILGAQNPSVIEADLGLVEALSDLGLSFMQITYNNQSLLGAGWQESEDSGLTRFGREVVREMNRVGMAIDLSHAGERTAVETIEASKRPVTVSHANPRWFRDTARNASDRVIAALRAHDGLLGLSLYPHHVKDGSDCSIADFAAMVARLAEQIGVARIGLGSDLCQGRPDAAVAWMRDGRWTFTTAANPNGPPVFPRPLSWFASNRDFPAIAEALAAVGFAEGEVAGIMGGNWRRFLEAALTPGRT
- a CDS encoding ethanolamine ammonia-lyase subunit EutB, with the translated sequence MTFRQTIGQRTHLFRDLKDLMAKATPLRSGDQLAGIAATSAEEMVAARMVLADQPLKLFLAEPLVPYETDEVTRLILDRHDAAAFAPIAHLTVGGFRDWLLSDAATTERLAALAPGVTPEMAAAVSKVMRNQDLIAVARKCRVVTRFRNTIGLPGTMAVRLQPNHPTDDARGIAASIADGLLHGAGDATIGINPASDSLPVLGDLLKLLDELIARFDIPTQGCVLTHVTSSIQLIERGAPVDLVFQSIAGTQDANTSFGIDLAVLQEGLEAGRSLKRGTLGDNVMYFETGQGSALSAGAHHGVDQQTLEARAYAVARAYQPLLVNTVVGFIGPEYLYDGKQIIRAGLEDHFCGKLMGVPLGCDVCYTNHAEADQDDMDTLLTLLGAAGVSYIMGVPGADDVMLNYQSTSFHDQLYIRDVLGLKRAPEFEAWLQAQGITGPDSRLLPQGGAPLLAHLTGLAA